A portion of the Cloacibacillus sp. genome contains these proteins:
- the ruvA gene encoding Holliday junction branch migration protein RuvA, translating to MINFLRGTLTDIAKESIILDVSGFGIEVFPTKALLESAVLGEETKCFAWLQISDAGLSMFGFATKTERDFFLELLQVKTVGGKLAITLMRHLDIAQIIGAIKADNVSMLTVPGFGAKRAERICFELKAKIEKNFADIADAGTSVRGSFDSFVRDALTGLGFSHGECAKAIATAKAQAEDDVQWTEESLLMASLSILQKR from the coding sequence ATGATAAATTTCCTCCGCGGCACACTCACGGACATTGCTAAAGAGAGCATCATACTTGACGTCTCAGGCTTCGGCATCGAGGTATTCCCAACCAAAGCGCTGCTGGAATCGGCCGTTTTGGGGGAGGAGACGAAATGTTTCGCGTGGCTCCAGATAAGCGACGCGGGGCTTTCCATGTTCGGCTTCGCCACAAAGACGGAGCGCGATTTCTTTCTTGAGCTGCTGCAGGTGAAGACCGTCGGCGGAAAGCTTGCGATAACCCTGATGCGCCATCTGGACATCGCGCAGATAATAGGCGCCATAAAGGCCGACAACGTTTCAATGCTGACCGTTCCCGGCTTTGGCGCAAAGCGCGCAGAACGCATCTGCTTTGAGCTAAAAGCCAAAATAGAAAAGAATTTCGCGGACATTGCCGACGCCGGCACCTCTGTGCGCGGCTCTTTCGATTCGTTTGTACGCGACGCGCTCACAGGCCTCGGCTTCTCGCACGGCGAGTGCGCAAAGGCCATAGCGACGGCCAAAGCGCAGGCGGAAGACGATGTACAGTGGACGGAAGAGAGCCTGCTCATGGCCTCCCTGAGCATCCTGCAAAAGAGATAG
- the queA gene encoding tRNA preQ1(34) S-adenosylmethionine ribosyltransferase-isomerase QueA — MDIDLTKTTAYDYELPKELIAQDPAEPRDSSRLLVVHRKTAHTEDRIFRDITEYLKPGDLLVLNDTRVLPARVEGIKDNGAGCGAKVEIFFLQPGAAQNEWNALVRPGRKLPEGTIVTIGGNVSVTIGARLEDGLRTIIFERGTEAFEVIHKYGHVPLPHYITHTHAADERYQTIYADAAKENSVAAPTAGLHFTKELLEKLDAMGVRHIFITLQVGLGTFRPVKADNIADHVMHSEYCEITEEAARAINGAKAGGGRVIAVGTTVVRTLESFAQKFGSVQPGGIDTRLFISPGYQYKVIDALITNFHLPMSTLLMLVSAFGGYETMMRVYKEAVQKRYRFFSFGDSMFIE, encoded by the coding sequence ATGGATATAGACCTTACAAAGACAACAGCCTACGACTATGAGCTGCCAAAGGAGCTGATAGCGCAGGACCCGGCGGAGCCGCGCGATTCGTCGCGCCTGCTCGTCGTCCACAGAAAGACCGCTCACACGGAAGACAGAATATTCCGCGACATCACAGAATACCTAAAGCCTGGGGACCTTCTGGTGCTCAACGATACGCGCGTGCTTCCGGCGCGCGTCGAAGGCATCAAAGATAACGGAGCGGGCTGCGGCGCAAAGGTCGAAATATTTTTCTTGCAGCCTGGTGCTGCGCAAAACGAATGGAACGCGCTCGTTCGCCCAGGACGCAAACTGCCCGAAGGTACAATAGTAACAATAGGCGGCAATGTCTCCGTAACAATAGGCGCAAGGCTCGAAGACGGCCTTCGCACCATCATCTTCGAGCGCGGCACAGAGGCGTTTGAGGTCATACACAAATACGGACATGTGCCGCTTCCTCATTACATAACACACACACACGCGGCGGACGAACGCTATCAGACTATTTACGCCGACGCAGCAAAAGAGAACTCAGTGGCCGCGCCTACCGCCGGCCTTCACTTCACGAAGGAGCTGCTTGAAAAACTTGACGCGATGGGCGTGCGGCATATCTTCATAACGCTCCAAGTAGGACTTGGCACCTTCCGTCCCGTGAAGGCGGACAACATAGCGGACCACGTCATGCACAGCGAATACTGCGAGATCACAGAAGAGGCGGCGCGCGCCATAAACGGCGCGAAGGCCGGCGGCGGCAGGGTAATAGCCGTGGGCACGACCGTCGTAAGAACGCTTGAGTCGTTCGCGCAGAAGTTCGGTTCCGTGCAGCCTGGGGGCATAGACACGAGGCTCTTTATCAGCCCCGGCTATCAGTACAAGGTAATCGACGCCCTCATAACTAATTTCCACCTTCCAATGAGCACGCTGTTGATGCTCGTTTCAGCCTTCGGCGGCTACGAAACGATGATGCGCGTATACAAAGAGGCGGTACAAAAGCGTTACAGATTCTTCTCCTTCGGAGACTCCATGTTCATAGAATAA
- a CDS encoding DUF2905 domain-containing protein, translating into MNQIGRTLLIFGLVLTAVGLIIIIAGKFNIPLGKLPGDITYHKKGLTVFAPFSTMIIISVVLTLIFNLFSRWK; encoded by the coding sequence ATGAACCAGATAGGCAGGACGCTTTTGATTTTCGGGCTGGTGCTCACGGCTGTGGGGCTTATCATCATAATAGCGGGCAAGTTCAATATTCCACTCGGAAAACTGCCCGGAGACATCACCTATCATAAAAAAGGACTCACGGTCTTCGCGCCATTTTCCACGATGATAATAATAAGCGTCGTACTGACGCTTATCTTCAATCTATTTTCAAGGTGGAAGTAA
- a CDS encoding SpoIID/LytB domain-containing protein, with protein MRILCALLIYLVLTASPASALEVAVLLKAKASQCVISGTEMTLADAAGKSSEPQTGQLAVTYSGGTASCAGESYILPVTVFSQAPFSFEGRTYCGALTLDEAGGFFNIANKIEIEEYLKGVLKTEMNPKWPAEALKAQAVLARTYVISSAKHGKYNACATTHCQGYAGVVNDAAITEAVAATASEVLTYGGAAAQVFYFGDSGGATASAKSVWGKDIPYLVSRPEPLGAANSSGAWQASLAMSRIAANLTAAGVPVGTLTSLRVCARDESGRATQIEASGSAGQTLIAASKFRAAIGYSVIKSTLFDFSAQPAFAQPAPIYAQPTAQQPPRGQKVYPNPDRTTMPQKAEDRLVWMAKNKIFTTAELMSMIGREKDYPKFIAEGEARMSGKKMPEPQTAAQPAPVYQPQPPVQPQLSGTNAATGDTVVIMGRGSGHGVGMPQLGAKALAEAGWDYRRILEYYFPGTTLERGTL; from the coding sequence ATGAGGATACTTTGCGCCCTGCTCATATACCTGGTTTTAACGGCATCTCCCGCCTCCGCGTTGGAGGTGGCCGTTCTTCTGAAAGCAAAGGCCAGCCAGTGCGTCATCTCCGGCACGGAAATGACGCTTGCAGACGCCGCAGGCAAAAGTTCGGAGCCGCAGACGGGACAGCTTGCCGTCACATACTCCGGCGGAACGGCCTCATGCGCTGGAGAAAGCTACATTCTGCCCGTCACCGTCTTTTCGCAGGCGCCGTTCAGCTTTGAAGGCAGAACTTACTGCGGAGCGCTCACACTTGACGAGGCAGGCGGCTTCTTCAACATCGCAAATAAAATAGAGATAGAGGAATACCTAAAAGGCGTGCTGAAGACGGAGATGAATCCCAAATGGCCCGCAGAAGCGCTGAAGGCGCAGGCTGTGCTTGCGCGCACCTACGTCATCTCATCCGCAAAGCACGGCAAATATAACGCATGCGCGACAACTCACTGCCAGGGCTACGCGGGCGTTGTGAACGACGCGGCCATTACCGAAGCTGTCGCGGCCACCGCTTCCGAAGTGTTGACATACGGCGGAGCCGCGGCGCAGGTCTTTTATTTCGGAGACAGCGGGGGAGCGACCGCCTCAGCAAAATCGGTGTGGGGAAAGGATATCCCGTATCTCGTTTCAAGGCCCGAACCGCTGGGCGCGGCAAACTCATCCGGCGCGTGGCAGGCGTCGCTTGCAATGAGCCGGATCGCGGCAAACCTCACCGCGGCTGGAGTGCCGGTCGGCACGCTCACCTCTCTTCGTGTCTGCGCGCGCGACGAAAGCGGACGCGCGACGCAGATAGAGGCCTCCGGCAGCGCCGGGCAGACGCTCATTGCCGCGTCGAAATTCCGCGCGGCAATCGGATATTCAGTAATAAAAAGCACGCTCTTTGACTTTTCCGCGCAGCCCGCTTTTGCACAGCCCGCTCCAATATACGCGCAGCCTACGGCGCAACAGCCTCCAAGAGGCCAGAAAGTATATCCAAACCCCGACAGGACCACGATGCCGCAAAAGGCCGAGGACAGGCTCGTCTGGATGGCTAAAAACAAAATATTCACAACAGCCGAGCTGATGTCGATGATAGGACGCGAAAAGGATTATCCAAAGTTCATCGCGGAGGGCGAAGCGCGCATGAGCGGCAAGAAAATGCCTGAACCGCAAACGGCGGCGCAGCCAGCGCCCGTCTATCAGCCGCAGCCCCCCGTGCAGCCGCAACTTTCGGGAACGAACGCGGCAACTGGAGATACGGTAGTCATAATGGGCAGAGGCTCAGGACACGGCGTAGGCATGCCGCAGCTTGGCGCAAAGGCGCTTGCCGAGGCCGGCTGGGATTACAGACGCATACTTGAATATTATTTTCCCGGAACTACATTGGAAAGAGGCACGTTATAA
- a CDS encoding aminotransferase class IV gives MATCYMDGRYAPFSECMIPVTDMALQRGVAVFESIRIYDRKLFAMEMHLGRLAQSAAGAGIEATEILAALPDVIRGGLCAKDCPVDGLVKPYLTGGDINARGRFPKPRFFVIFDEFKKTSEEERRAGAALVPNLRERPFPLFKSTNYLFGLIPLATSADGTHESIYMPDGEITESMTNNFFLCKEGRIITAPVGRVLDGVTRRVVIDLACEDGITVEERCPLVSELKEADEAFITGTVNEVLAVTRIGEQKVGSGKPGRMTERLYRLFLDNVERRLTN, from the coding sequence ATGGCGACTTGCTATATGGACGGAAGATACGCGCCGTTTTCGGAATGTATGATTCCGGTGACGGATATGGCGCTTCAGCGCGGCGTCGCGGTCTTTGAATCTATACGTATTTATGACCGCAAATTATTTGCTATGGAGATGCACTTGGGGCGCCTCGCGCAGAGCGCGGCCGGCGCGGGAATTGAGGCGACAGAGATACTGGCGGCGCTGCCCGACGTTATAAGAGGCGGTCTTTGCGCAAAGGACTGCCCCGTCGACGGCCTCGTCAAGCCCTACCTTACGGGCGGCGATATAAACGCCAGAGGACGTTTTCCCAAACCGCGTTTTTTTGTGATATTCGACGAGTTTAAGAAGACCTCCGAAGAAGAACGCCGCGCCGGAGCCGCGCTCGTTCCAAACCTCAGGGAACGTCCGTTTCCCCTCTTTAAAAGCACAAATTATCTCTTCGGGCTCATCCCTCTTGCGACATCCGCGGATGGAACGCATGAGTCGATATATATGCCAGACGGAGAGATAACCGAGTCAATGACAAATAACTTCTTCCTCTGCAAAGAAGGCCGGATAATCACAGCTCCCGTCGGCCGCGTGCTTGACGGAGTGACAAGGCGCGTCGTCATAGACCTTGCGTGTGAAGACGGCATTACGGTAGAAGAACGCTGCCCGCTCGTCTCCGAACTCAAGGAGGCGGACGAGGCCTTCATAACGGGAACGGTAAACGAGGTGCTCGCCGTTACGCGTATAGGCGAACAAAAGGTCGGCTCTGGAAAGCCGGGACGGATGACGGAGCGTCTTTACAGGCTGTTTTTGGATAACGTTGAAAGGCGGCTCACAAACTGA
- the ruvB gene encoding Holliday junction branch migration DNA helicase RuvB has translation MEDENRPNKLIETMRREKEDEISTLRPQALNDFIGQSSLKDKLTIFMTASLQREEPLDHTLFYGPPGLGKTTLAGIIAKEMKGALRVTTGPALERAGDLAAILSNIQPNDVLFIDEIHRMSANIEEILYPAMEDFSLSIIVGKGPLARSIRLALPKFTLIGATTRLGLLTSPLRARFGIVEQLHLYSPDELTSIVKRGSGVLGVAIEEEAAQEIGLRSRGTPRVALRLLRRVRDVAEVKHAPKVERDLARYALDMLGVDPEGLDEGDRKFLRALIELFDGGPVGLSTLAAALNEDAQTIEDIYEPYLIQKGLLERTPRGRRATRNTWDYLDIPISQHYLQNQQNQQSLFLAEDE, from the coding sequence ATGGAAGACGAAAACAGGCCAAATAAACTCATCGAGACAATGAGGCGTGAAAAAGAGGACGAGATATCGACGCTCCGTCCGCAGGCGCTCAACGACTTCATCGGGCAAAGCTCGCTCAAAGACAAACTGACCATATTCATGACCGCGTCGCTCCAGCGCGAAGAGCCGCTAGACCATACGCTCTTTTACGGGCCTCCGGGCCTTGGGAAGACGACTCTCGCAGGCATAATCGCAAAAGAGATGAAGGGCGCGCTCCGTGTGACGACCGGCCCCGCGCTTGAACGCGCCGGAGACCTTGCCGCCATCCTCTCAAATATACAGCCCAACGACGTACTTTTTATAGATGAGATACACCGCATGTCGGCCAACATAGAAGAGATACTTTACCCCGCGATGGAAGATTTTTCGCTCTCGATAATCGTGGGCAAAGGGCCGCTTGCTCGCAGCATCCGCCTTGCGCTGCCCAAATTCACGCTTATCGGGGCTACGACGAGGCTTGGGCTGCTCACCTCGCCTCTGCGCGCGCGCTTCGGCATAGTGGAGCAGCTCCACCTCTACTCGCCGGACGAACTGACCTCCATCGTAAAACGCGGAAGCGGCGTCCTGGGCGTCGCGATAGAGGAGGAGGCCGCGCAGGAGATAGGGCTTCGCTCAAGAGGCACGCCGCGCGTCGCCCTGCGTCTTTTAAGGCGCGTCCGCGACGTGGCGGAGGTAAAACACGCGCCGAAGGTGGAGCGCGACCTGGCAAGATACGCGCTCGACATGCTTGGGGTAGACCCTGAAGGGCTTGACGAGGGCGACAGAAAATTCCTGCGCGCGCTCATAGAATTATTTGACGGCGGCCCCGTGGGCCTCTCGACGCTTGCCGCGGCGCTCAACGAAGACGCGCAGACGATAGAGGACATTTACGAACCGTACCTGATACAAAAGGGGCTGCTTGAGAGAACGCCGCGCGGACGCCGCGCCACGCGCAATACCTGGGACTACCTGGACATCCCTATCTCGCAGCACTATCTGCAAAATCAGCAGAACCAGCAGAGCCTCTTTTTAGCGGAGGACGAATGA
- the ruvC gene encoding crossover junction endodeoxyribonuclease RuvC: MNNGGAAIRALGIDPGLGTLGYGVVSQYGSSLVCECYGVIKTPTSLSLAQRLALLYDELKVKAAEFPPDMIAVEKLFFGRNVTTAEMVWQARGVVMLFAAQLGFEPYEITPNEVKLAVCGYGSAEKGQVQGMVAHILGLAKNPTPDDAADALAIAIAGLAMRSYDQNIRRGY; encoded by the coding sequence TTGAATAATGGCGGCGCGGCAATACGCGCACTGGGAATAGACCCCGGGCTCGGCACACTGGGCTACGGGGTCGTTTCACAATACGGCAGCAGCCTCGTCTGCGAATGCTACGGCGTCATAAAGACGCCGACAAGCCTCTCGCTTGCGCAAAGGCTCGCCCTCCTGTACGATGAGCTTAAGGTCAAGGCTGCAGAATTTCCGCCTGACATGATAGCTGTAGAAAAGCTTTTCTTCGGCAGGAACGTGACGACGGCGGAGATGGTCTGGCAGGCTCGCGGAGTGGTCATGCTCTTTGCGGCGCAGCTCGGCTTTGAGCCGTACGAGATAACGCCGAACGAAGTGAAGCTTGCGGTCTGCGGCTATGGATCCGCTGAAAAAGGACAGGTGCAGGGCATGGTGGCCCACATCCTGGGACTTGCGAAAAACCCGACGCCGGACGACGCGGCGGACGCTCTTGCAATAGCCATAGCTGGCCTTGCAATGCGTTCCTACGATCAAAATATACGGAGAGGATACTGA
- a CDS encoding GGDEF domain-containing phosphodiesterase, with protein sequence MNSLACGVIMGFFLLSMVLSYRSFLNRLLEADTEEKLTEITIQTRRSFEKEINGKFGNLRIIAKNLENGVGLNKHFDFFLPGDSKNIKIGAISLSGENITGGIDARNDLPVFLDSFRGVEKIVYLAKSDFNDGPALLLSVPLYRHGKIRGAVYEVVSGTEMGSIYYSTIFAGRGFTYCSARRFSTPLVPKEENSENANIAIELMNSPKNIKSLERLNRKMYYNKDAAEIFYHGDDSYYISSTAIDIMPGWYGMSVIPTKVVQERLNYLMKISVGYLLLLSAILLLFYQFMNYLQSQNAKKMHQLAYYDGLTGVMNFAGLALYAEPKDNSRYALALLNINGFHTLNIGMGELYCDHLLKNMAVVLSKKVDAKEGELCCRVRDDIFALYLTCSKTLNKRLARLIKECEELSEKSPITISCGVSILPPSGCVTLNTVDCCGFAMKQLEHTKWGDRMAFYNDKVHRAFLDRTRLEGELDRALSEHELKLYLQAKVDIKTGKWYGAEALVRWLHPTEGLLGPQRFVPIFEENGRIDELDIYMLNAVCAKIREWLDDGKKVLPISVNLSRTSLRTPKLVRMLEDIVNSHRVPLEYVEIELTESAFFDDKDKIISTMKLLKEHGFHLSIDDFGTGYSSLSSIMEMPVDTIKLDKSFIDMWQKKEARCLIEGIIAVSRTLGIAVLAEGIENAEQHRLLKEVGCLIGQGYYYSKPIIASAYEQLITERIEYL encoded by the coding sequence ATGAACAGTCTTGCGTGCGGCGTAATCATGGGCTTTTTTCTTTTGTCCATGGTGCTCTCCTATCGTAGTTTTCTTAACCGGCTGCTTGAAGCAGATACCGAGGAAAAGCTGACGGAGATAACGATCCAGACGAGGCGCTCTTTTGAAAAGGAGATAAATGGTAAATTTGGCAACCTGCGCATCATAGCTAAAAATCTGGAAAATGGAGTCGGACTCAACAAGCATTTCGACTTCTTCTTGCCCGGCGACTCTAAAAATATCAAAATAGGAGCTATATCGCTCTCCGGCGAAAATATCACAGGCGGCATAGACGCGAGGAACGACCTGCCCGTATTTCTTGACAGTTTTCGCGGCGTAGAAAAGATAGTCTACCTTGCGAAGTCGGATTTCAACGACGGCCCGGCGCTTTTGCTCAGCGTGCCCCTTTATAGGCATGGAAAGATACGTGGCGCCGTCTACGAGGTCGTCTCAGGCACGGAGATGGGGAGCATTTATTATTCCACGATATTCGCAGGCCGAGGCTTTACCTATTGCTCTGCGAGGCGCTTCTCCACTCCCCTGGTGCCTAAGGAGGAAAACAGCGAGAACGCAAATATTGCGATAGAACTGATGAACAGCCCGAAGAACATAAAGTCGCTTGAGAGGCTCAACCGGAAGATGTATTATAACAAGGATGCCGCGGAGATATTCTATCACGGAGATGACAGCTATTACATATCAAGCACGGCCATCGACATAATGCCTGGCTGGTATGGCATGAGCGTCATACCGACGAAGGTTGTGCAGGAGAGGCTCAACTATCTTATGAAAATATCGGTAGGGTATCTGCTGCTCTTAAGCGCGATACTCCTTCTCTTCTATCAATTTATGAATTACCTCCAAAGTCAAAACGCGAAAAAAATGCACCAGCTCGCCTACTACGATGGACTGACTGGCGTTATGAACTTTGCTGGACTTGCGCTATACGCGGAGCCGAAGGACAACAGCCGTTACGCTCTTGCGCTACTCAACATCAACGGTTTTCATACGCTGAACATCGGTATGGGCGAACTTTACTGCGACCACTTACTGAAGAACATGGCCGTTGTGCTTTCTAAAAAAGTCGACGCGAAGGAAGGTGAACTGTGCTGCCGCGTGCGCGACGATATTTTCGCGCTCTACCTCACCTGTTCCAAGACGCTCAACAAAAGGCTGGCGCGGCTCATAAAAGAATGCGAAGAACTGTCGGAGAAGAGTCCTATCACTATATCCTGCGGTGTCTCTATCCTCCCGCCCAGCGGATGCGTCACGTTAAATACTGTGGATTGCTGCGGCTTCGCCATGAAACAGCTTGAACATACGAAATGGGGAGACCGTATGGCTTTTTACAACGATAAGGTGCATCGGGCCTTTCTTGACAGAACGAGGCTGGAGGGTGAGCTTGACCGAGCCCTTTCTGAGCATGAGCTGAAGCTCTACCTTCAGGCGAAAGTGGATATCAAGACTGGCAAATGGTACGGCGCGGAGGCTCTTGTGCGCTGGTTGCACCCGACGGAGGGGCTTCTTGGGCCTCAACGGTTCGTTCCGATATTTGAGGAGAATGGCAGGATAGATGAGTTGGATATCTATATGCTGAATGCGGTTTGCGCGAAGATACGTGAATGGCTTGACGACGGGAAAAAGGTGCTGCCCATATCGGTGAACCTTTCGCGCACCAGCTTAAGGACGCCCAAACTGGTGCGCATGTTGGAAGATATTGTGAACAGCCACCGCGTGCCGTTGGAATACGTGGAGATAGAGCTGACAGAAAGCGCCTTTTTCGACGATAAGGATAAAATAATCAGCACGATGAAATTACTTAAGGAGCATGGCTTTCATCTTTCGATCGACGACTTCGGCACTGGCTACTCGTCTCTTTCGTCTATCATGGAAATGCCGGTGGATACTATAAAGCTTGACAAGAGCTTCATCGACATGTGGCAGAAGAAAGAGGCGCGTTGCCTTATCGAAGGCATCATCGCGGTCTCGCGAACTCTCGGCATCGCAGTTCTTGCTGAAGGCATTGAAAATGCCGAACAACACCGGTTGCTGAAGGAGGTGGGCTGCCTGATAGGTCAGGGGTACTACTATTCAAAGCCGATAATAGCCTCGGCCTACGAGCAGCTCATCACAGAAAGGATAGAATATCTGTGA
- a CDS encoding YebC/PmpR family DNA-binding transcriptional regulator: MSGHSHWAGIKRRKAAQDAKRGVAFQKLVKDIIVAARDGGGDPNANFRLKVAIDRARTGNVPVDNIERGIKRGTGELGGTMEEIIYEGYGPNGVAVMVQVMTDNRNRTAPEMRSLFSKCGGAIGELGCVAWNFDRKGVIQVTGEGIDEDELMMAAIDAGAENLEANEDGFEITCDPSMLSQVGVAVKNSGYNIESMEMQMIPKNTIAIGNKADAAKMLSLVERFEENDDVEAVYANFDIPDEIMAELD; the protein is encoded by the coding sequence TTGTCAGGACATTCACACTGGGCTGGTATCAAACGCCGCAAAGCGGCGCAGGACGCAAAAAGAGGCGTAGCCTTTCAGAAACTTGTAAAGGATATAATAGTAGCGGCGAGAGACGGCGGCGGAGACCCCAACGCCAACTTCAGGCTCAAGGTAGCTATAGACAGAGCGCGCACAGGCAACGTGCCGGTCGACAACATCGAGCGCGGCATCAAGCGCGGCACAGGCGAGCTTGGCGGCACAATGGAAGAGATAATCTACGAGGGTTACGGGCCAAACGGAGTAGCTGTCATGGTGCAGGTGATGACCGACAACCGCAACAGGACGGCGCCTGAGATGCGTTCGCTCTTTTCAAAGTGCGGAGGCGCCATCGGAGAACTTGGCTGCGTCGCGTGGAACTTCGACCGCAAGGGCGTAATACAGGTGACCGGAGAGGGCATAGACGAGGACGAGCTTATGATGGCCGCGATCGACGCCGGAGCGGAAAACCTGGAGGCGAACGAAGACGGATTTGAGATAACCTGCGACCCGTCGATGCTCTCACAGGTAGGCGTCGCGGTGAAGAACTCAGGCTACAACATCGAGTCGATGGAGATGCAGATGATCCCCAAAAACACGATAGCCATCGGCAACAAGGCGGACGCGGCAAAGATGCTCTCGCTGGTGGAGCGCTTTGAAGAAAACGACGACGTCGAAGCGGTCTACGCCAACTTCGACATCCCCGACGAGATAATGGCGGAACTTGACTGA
- a CDS encoding BMP family ABC transporter substrate-binding protein, whose translation MTLVFLFSAAAFVGFKQMDVTTDDRDYTEKRVKVGVLLVGEKHDGGWTEAHYNGFQNAAREIPIDLIYREKINDRDPGVISCVDGLVKEGAEIIFATSFGYGDYLPQLTKRYPHVKFFHASGIAYSVNLAVYFGRIYQARYLTGIAAGMTTKTNSIGYVAAYPLPEVVRGINAFALGVRSVNKKAVVHVKWTDGWTNYAAAKKQSYSLVKDYNVDILAMHHDSTGPIDVAQEKHIYAIGYNLDRKKDYPQTFLTAPVWNWGPFYKARLLECFEGRFKGRSYMSSLDEGLVTISQLNTLVPLKAVNRIKYAQERLRSRTWDVFYGPIWDNKGQMRVGPGENLSDHHLFNEMDWFVAGVEGEIERK comes from the coding sequence ATGACGTTAGTTTTTCTCTTCTCAGCAGCAGCTTTTGTAGGATTCAAACAGATGGACGTCACAACTGACGACCGCGACTATACGGAAAAACGCGTCAAAGTGGGAGTCCTTTTGGTCGGAGAGAAGCACGATGGCGGATGGACCGAGGCGCACTACAACGGCTTCCAAAACGCCGCCCGCGAGATACCCATAGACCTGATCTACAGAGAAAAGATAAACGACCGCGACCCAGGCGTCATTAGTTGTGTAGACGGGCTTGTTAAAGAGGGCGCGGAGATAATTTTTGCTACGAGCTTCGGCTACGGGGATTATTTGCCACAGCTGACAAAACGGTATCCGCATGTCAAATTTTTCCATGCCTCAGGCATCGCCTACTCCGTAAATCTTGCCGTCTATTTCGGAAGAATCTATCAGGCACGCTATCTTACAGGAATTGCGGCCGGAATGACGACGAAGACGAATTCCATCGGCTATGTGGCGGCCTACCCTCTGCCGGAGGTGGTTCGCGGCATCAACGCCTTTGCGCTCGGGGTGCGAAGCGTCAACAAAAAGGCTGTTGTTCACGTGAAGTGGACCGATGGATGGACGAATTACGCCGCTGCAAAGAAACAGTCATACTCGCTGGTGAAAGACTACAACGTGGATATCCTTGCGATGCACCATGACAGCACGGGGCCTATTGACGTGGCGCAGGAAAAGCATATATACGCGATAGGCTACAACCTTGATAGAAAAAAAGATTATCCACAGACCTTTCTTACCGCGCCTGTCTGGAACTGGGGGCCGTTTTACAAAGCGCGGCTGCTGGAGTGTTTCGAGGGGCGCTTTAAAGGCAGAAGTTACATGAGTAGCCTTGACGAAGGGCTTGTGACGATCTCTCAGCTCAATACCTTGGTGCCGCTGAAGGCGGTAAACCGCATCAAGTACGCTCAGGAACGGCTTCGTTCGCGCACCTGGGACGTTTTTTACGGTCCGATATGGGACAATAAGGGGCAGATGCGCGTAGGTCCCGGCGAGAACCTCTCCGACCACCACCTTTTTAACGAAATGGATTGGTTTGTGGCAGGCGTAGAGGGCGAAATAGAACGGAAATGA
- the nadE gene encoding NAD(+) synthase — protein MSVYRDTEKIVSFLESWIKDRFGEANAKGAVLGISGGIDSALLAALLAKALGPEKVTGVMMPCHSMPIDEEYAMLLAEALHINTVKVDLSASYDTLCAAIDEAGCQLSGLSAANVKPRLRMMTLYAIAQQKGCLVCGGGNKDELTMGYFTKYGDSGVDLLPLADLLKGEVWAASEYLGVPKEIIERPPTAALWEGQTDEDEMGLTYKELDRYIATGEASDAVKEKIERARKRSAHKRTFAPMAKLPDSF, from the coding sequence ATGTCTGTATATCGGGACACGGAGAAGATAGTTTCATTCCTTGAAAGCTGGATAAAAGATCGTTTCGGCGAAGCAAATGCAAAAGGAGCCGTGTTGGGCATCAGCGGAGGAATAGACTCGGCGCTGCTTGCGGCGCTTCTCGCAAAGGCTCTCGGCCCCGAAAAGGTGACGGGCGTAATGATGCCGTGCCACAGTATGCCTATTGACGAAGAATATGCTATGCTTCTTGCGGAAGCTCTTCATATAAATACGGTAAAGGTAGACCTCTCAGCCTCCTACGACACGCTCTGCGCGGCGATAGACGAAGCGGGCTGCCAGCTGTCGGGGCTTTCAGCGGCAAACGTCAAGCCGCGTCTGCGCATGATGACCTTATACGCCATAGCGCAGCAGAAGGGCTGCCTCGTCTGCGGCGGCGGCAACAAAGACGAGCTGACGATGGGCTATTTCACTAAATACGGCGACTCCGGGGTGGACCTTCTTCCGCTTGCGGACCTCCTGAAGGGTGAAGTATGGGCCGCCTCCGAATACTTGGGCGTCCCCAAAGAGATAATAGAAAGACCGCCCACCGCGGCGCTCTGGGAAGGCCAGACCGACGAAGACGAAATGGGGCTGACCTATAAAGAGCTAGACCGTTACATAGCGACGGGAGAGGCAAGCGACGCTGTAAAGGAAAAGATAGAACGGGCGCGAAAAAGGTCGGCGCACAAAAGAACTTTTGCGCCAATGGCAAAACTGCCGGACTCTTTTTAA